A part of Verrucomicrobiota bacterium genomic DNA contains:
- a CDS encoding serine/threonine protein kinase has translation MKPLVPAVRPCLLSAITAISLLAAVPSAGAGNWPAWRGPTGDGICTENNLPMKWSATENVKWRIPLPERGNSTPVVWGEKVFVTQAVQERRTLMCLNRADGKLAWQVGVATNEKEPTHSTNPYCPASPATDGERVIVSFASDGLFCYDFAGKELWKRTDLGRQFHIWGNGASPVIRGNLCFLNFGPADATYLIAVDKRTGKTVWKQDESTGYKHPKPGEKGVQGETYIGSWTTPIVTTVEGKEQLLMSWPKRLVAYDLQTGSEIWHCTGLNPLCYTSPIHADGIVVAMGGFGGSAFAVRAGGGGDVTGSRRLWHHPRSPQRIGSGVIHDGRIYIHNDPGTAMCLDLKTGATVWSETLTGKAPSKQNWSSVMLAGGHCYSITQGGDCFVFKASPQFELVSVNSLGEPSNSSIAPSNGELFIRTHRSLWCIAEKR, from the coding sequence ATGAAGCCACTCGTCCCTGCCGTGCGCCCCTGCCTGCTCAGCGCCATCACGGCCATCTCACTGCTGGCCGCCGTCCCCTCCGCCGGTGCCGGGAACTGGCCCGCGTGGCGCGGCCCGACGGGTGACGGCATCTGCACCGAGAACAACCTTCCGATGAAGTGGAGCGCGACCGAAAACGTAAAGTGGCGCATCCCGCTGCCGGAGCGAGGCAACTCCACGCCGGTCGTCTGGGGCGAAAAGGTGTTCGTGACTCAAGCCGTTCAAGAGCGTCGCACGCTCATGTGCCTCAATCGCGCCGATGGCAAGCTGGCCTGGCAGGTTGGCGTCGCCACCAACGAGAAGGAGCCGACACATTCGACCAATCCCTACTGCCCGGCGTCGCCCGCCACCGACGGCGAGCGCGTGATCGTGTCCTTCGCGTCCGACGGACTGTTCTGCTACGACTTCGCCGGCAAGGAGCTTTGGAAGCGCACCGATCTCGGCAGGCAATTCCACATCTGGGGCAACGGCGCTTCGCCGGTGATTCGCGGCAACCTGTGCTTCCTCAACTTCGGCCCCGCGGATGCGACCTACCTCATCGCCGTGGACAAGCGCACGGGAAAGACCGTCTGGAAGCAGGACGAATCCACCGGCTACAAGCATCCGAAACCGGGCGAGAAGGGCGTGCAGGGCGAGACCTACATCGGCTCGTGGACCACGCCGATTGTCACGACCGTCGAGGGCAAGGAACAGTTGCTCATGAGCTGGCCGAAGCGCCTCGTGGCCTACGATCTGCAGACCGGTTCGGAAATCTGGCACTGCACCGGGCTCAACCCGCTTTGCTACACCTCGCCGATTCATGCGGACGGCATCGTGGTCGCGATGGGCGGCTTCGGCGGCTCGGCGTTCGCAGTGCGGGCGGGCGGCGGCGGCGATGTGACGGGTTCGCGCCGGCTCTGGCATCACCCGCGCTCGCCGCAGCGCATCGGCTCGGGCGTGATTCACGACGGCCGCATTTACATCCACAACGACCCCGGCACCGCGATGTGCCTCGACCTCAAGACGGGCGCGACCGTGTGGTCCGAGACGCTGACCGGAAAGGCGCCGAGCAAACAAAACTGGTCCTCGGTGATGCTCGCGGGCGGCCACTGCTATTCGATCACGCAGGGTGGCGATTGTTTCGTGTTCAAGGCGTCGCCCCAATTCGAACTCGTCTCCGTGAATTCGCTTGGCGAGCCGAGCAACTCTTCGATCGCGCCATCGAACGGCGAGTTGTTCATCCGCACGCACCGCTCGCTTTGGTGCATCGCCGAGAAGAGGTGA